A genomic segment from Streptomyces sp. NBC_00459 encodes:
- a CDS encoding response regulator transcription factor, giving the protein MTIRVLLADDQALLRSAFRVLVDSEADMEVVGEASDGAEAVRLAREQRADVVLMDIRMPGTDGLAATRLISADPGLAHVRVVMLTTFEVDEYVVQSLRAGASGFLGKGSEPDELLNAIRVAAGGEALLSPAATKGLIAQFLAQGDVLDDGRDPARAERLDALTGREREVLVQVAGGHSNDEIAERLEVSPLTVKTHVNRAMAKLGARDRAQLVVIAYESGLVRPRVE; this is encoded by the coding sequence ATGACGATCCGTGTCCTGCTCGCCGACGACCAGGCACTGCTGCGCAGCGCCTTCCGCGTGCTCGTGGACTCGGAGGCCGACATGGAGGTGGTCGGCGAGGCGTCCGACGGGGCGGAGGCGGTGCGGCTCGCGCGGGAGCAGCGCGCCGACGTCGTGCTGATGGACATCAGGATGCCGGGCACCGACGGACTGGCCGCGACCCGGCTGATCAGCGCGGATCCTGGGCTCGCGCATGTACGGGTCGTGATGCTGACGACGTTCGAGGTCGACGAGTACGTGGTGCAGTCGCTGCGCGCGGGCGCGTCCGGGTTCCTCGGCAAGGGGTCCGAGCCCGACGAGCTGCTGAACGCCATCCGGGTCGCCGCCGGGGGCGAGGCGCTGCTGTCGCCGGCCGCCACCAAGGGACTGATCGCCCAGTTCCTCGCGCAGGGCGACGTGCTGGACGACGGCCGTGACCCCGCCCGTGCCGAGCGGCTGGACGCGTTGACCGGGCGGGAGCGCGAGGTGCTGGTGCAGGTCGCCGGCGGGCACTCGAACGACGAGATAGCGGAGCGGCTGGAGGTCAGCCCGTTGACGGTGAAGACGCACGTCAACCGGGCCATGGCCAAGCTGGGCGCCCGGGACAGGGCACAACTCGTCGTCATCGCCTACGAGTCGGGACTGGTACGTCCAAGGGTGGAGTGA
- a CDS encoding PspA/IM30 family protein has protein sequence MSGVMKRMGMIFRAKANKALDRAEDPRETLDYSYQKQLELLQKVRRGVADVATSRKRLELQLAQLNKQSSTLEDQGRKALALGREDLAREALSRRAALQQQVTDLETQHQTLQGEEEKLTLAAQRLQAKVDAFRTKKETIKATYTAAQAQTRIGEAFTGISEEMGDVGLAIQRAEDKTAQLQARAGAIDELLASGALDDPTGMAKDDIQAELDRLSGGTDVELELQRMKAELAGGSSSGQQAIEGGSGQQQPKDTPRFDKQ, from the coding sequence ATGAGCGGTGTCATGAAGCGTATGGGGATGATCTTCCGCGCGAAGGCGAACAAGGCCCTTGACCGGGCCGAGGACCCGCGCGAAACCCTCGATTACTCGTACCAGAAACAGCTGGAGCTGCTCCAGAAGGTGCGCCGCGGAGTCGCCGACGTGGCGACCAGCCGCAAGCGCCTGGAGCTGCAGCTCGCCCAGCTGAACAAGCAGTCCTCCACGCTGGAGGACCAGGGCCGCAAGGCGCTCGCGCTGGGCCGAGAGGACCTGGCCCGCGAGGCGCTCTCGCGTCGCGCCGCCCTCCAGCAGCAGGTGACGGACCTGGAGACACAGCACCAGACCCTCCAGGGCGAGGAGGAGAAGCTCACCCTCGCGGCGCAGCGCCTCCAGGCCAAGGTCGACGCCTTCCGCACCAAGAAGGAGACGATCAAGGCGACGTACACCGCCGCCCAGGCCCAGACCCGGATCGGCGAGGCGTTCACCGGCATCTCCGAGGAGATGGGCGACGTGGGCCTGGCGATCCAGCGGGCCGAGGACAAGACGGCACAGCTCCAGGCGCGCGCCGGTGCGATCGACGAGCTGCTCGCCTCGGGCGCCCTCGACGACCCCACGGGCATGGCGAAGGACGACATCCAGGCCGAGCTGGACCGGCTCTCCGGTGGTACGGATGTGGAGCTGGAGCTGCAGCGCATGAAGGCGGAGCTGGCCGGCGGTTCGTCGTCGGGGCAGCAGGCCATCGAGGGCGGCAGCGGCCAGCAGCAGCCGAAGGACACTCCGCGCTTCGACAAGCAGTGA
- a CDS encoding sensor histidine kinase, giving the protein MNALQRARCHLKAHPLALDVALAAAVLLCMLGASFVDPHGQEDGSWTARTPDVLSLVLMVLGAAALVLRRRAPMKVLAVTGVASLVESVIADPRAPVAMSAVIALYTVASTTDRPTTWRVGLLTMTVLTGSAMLAGPLPWYAQENLGIFAWTGMAATAGDAVRSRRAFVDAIRERAERAERTREEEARRRVAEERLRIARDLHDVVAHHIALVNVQAGVAAHVMDKRPDQAKEALAHVREASRSALNELRATVGLLRQSGDPEAPTEPAPGLHRLDELVGTFHNAGLQVEVARADQDTTLPAAIDLAAYRVIQEALTNVQKHAGTEAKAEVSVVRVGPNIEITVLDDGPGHGVGQDGPEEGGGHGLLGMRERVTAVGGGCTAGPRYGGGFRVHAILPVQSRPRPADGAGTPVQRTA; this is encoded by the coding sequence GTGAACGCCCTCCAGCGAGCCCGATGCCACCTGAAAGCGCACCCCCTCGCGCTGGACGTGGCCCTCGCCGCCGCTGTCCTCCTCTGCATGCTGGGCGCCTCGTTCGTCGACCCGCACGGACAGGAAGACGGCTCCTGGACCGCCCGCACCCCCGACGTCCTCAGCCTTGTCCTCATGGTGCTCGGCGCCGCGGCGCTCGTCCTGCGCCGACGCGCCCCCATGAAGGTGCTCGCGGTCACCGGCGTCGCCTCCCTCGTCGAGTCGGTGATCGCAGACCCCCGTGCCCCCGTCGCGATGTCCGCGGTGATCGCCCTCTACACCGTCGCGTCGACCACCGACCGCCCCACCACCTGGCGCGTCGGCCTCCTCACGATGACCGTCCTCACCGGTTCCGCGATGCTGGCCGGCCCCCTCCCCTGGTACGCGCAGGAGAACCTCGGCATCTTCGCCTGGACCGGCATGGCCGCGACCGCCGGGGACGCCGTACGAAGCCGCCGTGCCTTTGTCGACGCCATAAGAGAGCGCGCCGAGCGAGCCGAACGCACCCGCGAGGAGGAGGCCCGCCGACGCGTGGCCGAGGAGCGGCTGCGCATCGCCCGTGACCTGCACGACGTGGTCGCCCACCACATCGCCCTCGTCAACGTCCAGGCCGGAGTCGCCGCGCACGTCATGGACAAGCGCCCCGACCAGGCCAAGGAGGCCCTCGCCCACGTACGGGAGGCCAGTCGCTCGGCGCTCAACGAGCTGCGCGCGACCGTCGGGCTGCTGCGCCAGTCCGGGGACCCGGAGGCACCCACCGAGCCCGCCCCCGGTCTGCACCGGCTCGACGAGCTGGTCGGCACCTTCCACAACGCCGGACTCCAGGTCGAGGTCGCCCGCGCCGACCAGGACACCACCCTCCCCGCGGCCATCGACCTGGCCGCCTACCGGGTGATCCAGGAAGCCCTGACGAACGTACAGAAGCACGCGGGGACGGAGGCCAAGGCCGAGGTCAGCGTCGTACGGGTGGGGCCGAACATCGAGATCACCGTGCTGGACGACGGGCCGGGGCACGGCGTGGGCCAGGACGGCCCGGAGGAGGGCGGCGGGCACGGCCTGCTCGGGATGCGGGAGCGCGTCACCGCGGTCGGCGGCGGCTGCACCGCCGGTCCCCGATACGGAGGCGGCTTCCGGGTGCATGCGATCCTGCCGGTGCAGAGCAGGCCGCGTCCCGCGGACGGCGCGGGCACCCCCGTACAGAGAACCGCCTGA
- a CDS encoding DUF3043 domain-containing protein, which yields MPRDPLPLGFVFRSRAKEEKAPADKAAVTDSKQTRDPQAPKGRPTPKRSEAQSQRRSVASTPKTRKEGVKRQRDERRAAMERQRQALASGDERYLPARDKGPVRRFARDFVDSRFCVAEFFLPMAVVILVLSMVRVGALQSIALLLWLFVIVLIIVDSVFIAFRLKKQLAERHPNERTKGAVAYALMRSLQMRRLRLPKPQVKRGERP from the coding sequence ATGCCCCGAGACCCCTTACCCTTGGGTTTTGTGTTCCGTAGCCGCGCCAAGGAAGAGAAGGCCCCCGCCGACAAGGCGGCCGTGACCGACTCCAAGCAGACCCGTGACCCGCAGGCCCCGAAGGGCAGGCCCACTCCCAAGCGGAGTGAGGCCCAGTCCCAGCGCCGCAGCGTGGCCAGTACGCCCAAGACGCGCAAGGAGGGGGTCAAGCGGCAGCGTGACGAGCGCCGTGCCGCGATGGAGCGTCAGCGCCAGGCGCTCGCCAGCGGGGACGAGCGTTATCTCCCCGCCCGCGACAAGGGCCCGGTGCGCCGTTTCGCGCGCGATTTCGTGGACTCGCGCTTCTGTGTCGCCGAGTTCTTCCTGCCGATGGCCGTGGTCATCCTCGTACTGAGCATGGTGCGGGTCGGCGCGCTGCAGAGCATCGCGCTGCTGCTGTGGCTCTTCGTGATCGTGCTGATCATCGTCGACTCGGTCTTCATCGCGTTCCGGCTGAAGAAGCAGCTGGCCGAGCGTCATCCGAACGAGCGGACGAAGGGCGCGGTCGCCTACGCGCTCATGCGTTCTCTTCAGATGCGTCGCCTCCGGCTGCCGAAGCCTCAGGTCAAGCG
- the pspAA gene encoding PspA-associated protein PspAA has translation MIVRIMGEGQVRLADSHLTELNKLDDVLLAEMELGDGPGFRRTLHLLLDRVRDLGEPLPDEALDPSDLILPSPDATLEEVREMLGDDGLIPG, from the coding sequence ATGATCGTACGGATCATGGGGGAGGGCCAGGTGAGGCTGGCGGACAGCCACCTCACCGAACTGAACAAGCTGGACGACGTACTCCTGGCGGAAATGGAGCTCGGCGACGGCCCGGGCTTCCGCCGCACCCTCCACCTCCTGCTGGACAGGGTCCGCGATCTCGGCGAGCCCCTGCCGGACGAGGCCCTGGACCCGTCGGACCTCATCCTCCCGTCGCCGGACGCGACGCTGGAGGAGGTCCGGGAGATGCTGGGCGACGACGGCTTGATCCCGGGGTGA